A region of the Methylobacterium nodulans ORS 2060 genome:
TCGACGAGGGCGAACCAAGCCGTGAGACCAGCGCAGGGAAGCGTGCTCGCTGCGGCCAGGTCGAGGCTCTGCGGTGCGGCGACGAACCAGCCTTCCGGGAACGAGACGTACTCGGCGAGGACGCCGGGATAGGCGCCGCCGAGCGTGCGGAACGGCGGCGTTCGGGCACTGCCGGGCGGACGGCCCTCGACCCAGTCCGGGCTGAAGGTCGAGATCACGCGGTCCCCCATCTTGAACCGGCTGACGCCCTCGCCGAGCGCCATCACGGTTCCGGCCAGGTCGGAGGCTGGCGTGAACGGATGGTCGAGCGCCAGCCCCATGCCGTTCTCGATCACCAGCTTGTCGCGATAATTCAGCGATACCGCCGCGACCCTCACGAGCACCTCGCCGGCGCGCGGCTCCGGTACGGGAACATCCACCAGCCGCAGCTGCTCGCGGCCCACCGCCGTCATCTCCCAACGCTTCATGCCGAGTCTCCCTCTCCGGATGCTTCGAGACGGCACGGTCGTAGCGTTGCGCGACACGCGTCGGTGACGATAGTTCGGCGCCGGATCGGTTCCTCGCGGGCGACAATGATGCATCACGGTGACCTGCTGGTGGATCTGCCCGCCTTCGTCGCGGCCGTGGAGGCGGGGAGCTTCGCCAGCGCGGCGGCGAAGCTGAACCTGTCGCGCTCGGCGGTCGGCAAGGCGGTCACGCGGCTCGAAGGGCGGCTCGGCACCCGGCTCTTCCATCGCACGACCCGGTCGCTCGCCCTCACCGAGGATGGCCAGGCGTTCTTCGAGTCCTGCCGGCGCGCCCTGGGCGATCTGCAGGCGGCCCGGGCGATGCTGGAGTCGGGCCGCCGGGACGTGGCCGGGCGCCTGCGCGTCTCGGTCCCCGTCCTGTTCGGGCGTCGCTGCATCGCGCCGGTGCTGGTCCAGCTCGTGGAGGCTCATCCGCGGCTCGAGCTCGATCTCAACTTCAACGACCGGCTGGTGGACGTCGTGGAGGACGGGTTCGACCTCGTTGTCCGCAACGGCCCCCTGAGGGACTGGCCCGGGCTCATGGCGCGCCGCATCGCGCGCCAGCACATGCGGGTCTGCGCCTCGCCGGCCTATCTCGCAGCTCACGGCATTCCCCACGCGCTGACCGACCTCGCCCGCCATCGGGCCGTTCTCTACGGCCGTCCCGGACGGGTCCGCTCCTGGCTCTTTCCTCAGCCGGGTGCCGCACCGGCCGAGGTCACACCGCCGAGCCGGATGCGGTTCGACGATCTCGGTGCGATCCTCGACGCAGCGGTGGACGGGCTCGGTCTCGCGTGGCTGCCCTGCTGGCTGATCGGAGCCGATGTCAGGGCGGGCCGGCTCGCAACGGTCCTCGACCACCTGCCGTCACACGTCTTCGACAGCCATGCCCTCTGGCCGCAGACCTCCCATCTGCCGGTGCGGGTCCGGCTTGCCATTGATGCGCTCGCAGCCAGCCTGCCCCAGGCAACGACGCTGCCGTCGGATTGCCGGGTCTAGAGCCGCTCCCGATCAGGTTGAAGCGTAAGCATCATCCTCGTATCCAGCAGCTGTGAAGTAGTTGCGGCACTCAGCCGGCGAGAAGCATTTGAAGGCTTGGTGGATCGCCGCCCAGAGTTCACTGACACTGCGGGCCGCCGCCCTGCGCAACAGCGCTTTCAGCTTGGCGAAGGCCTGCTCAATCGGGTTGAACTCAGGTGAGTACGGAGGAAGATAAAGCAGCCGGGCCCCGGTTGCCGCGATCGCCTCGCGCACGCCGGCCACCTTGTGAGCGCCCAGATTGTCCAGGATCACGGTGTCGCCGGGTCTCAGGGTGGGGACCAGGGTGTCGGTCACGTAGGCGCGGAAGCGTTCGCCCGTCACAGGGCCGTCCAGCAGAGCGATCGCGTCAGGCCCGCTCGTGCGCAGCCCGGCAATCACAGTGGTGGTTTTCCAGTGCCCTGCGGGTGCCGCGAGGCGGCAACGCTCGCCGCGCGGGGCCCAGCCGTAGCGGCGGACCATGCTGGTGGTGGCGGCGGTCTCATCCAGGAACACCAGTCGCTCCGGATCCAGCTCAAGCTGGCCGGCAAACCACGCCTCACGAGCCGCCTTTACATCCTCCCGCTCCTGCTCAGCTGCGTACGTCGCCCTTTTTTCCGCGTGATGCGGTGCCGGGCGAAGAAGCGCGACAGGCTACTGCGGCTGACCGGAACGCCTTGCTCCTGGAGCGTCTCGCAGAGCTCATGCAGGAAGCTCTGCGGGTGGGCTTGGTAGGTCTGCAGGATGAGCTCGGCATGAGCCTCGATGCGCTGCGAGCGCTGGTCGCCGCCCATGGGCTTGGGCGTGACATCTCCCTGGCCCTCCTGCTGCCTGGACCAGCGGCTGACGCTGGCCACGCTGACCCCGAAGCGCGCGGCGGCCTGATGGCAGGAGGCGCCTTCTGCAACGGCCGAGACGACGCGCTGGCGCAGGTCGACAGACAAAGCTGAGGGCATGGGCCACCTCCGTTGAGCCGCCCCCCCGGGGACCGGCCAACGCGTTGCCATCACCACGGTTTCAACCCGCTCGGACCCCGCTCTAGAGCGCTCCCCGCCGAAGTGGAGGCCGGTTCGGCGTCAGCGAGCGTGTCACATCAAAGGCTTGAGAGCCATGCCCGACCCAACGGGGTCGGGCATGGCTCTCAGCGTGCCGCACAGGCCGAGCAGCAGCGGCGCCAAGCTGAAGCGGCCCGACAGATGCAGAACCAGGTGCCCGGATCGGAGCCGAAGCCGGCATCCAAGCGGCCCGAGAAGTCCGCACGGCCCTACATGCCGGCATGCCCGACACCCCGGCCGCCGGCGAGCAGTACAAGCTCAGGTTCCCGATCCAAGCCATGCTATTCTGACTGCGGCGATCTCATCCCGGCGGGAGGCGACCATGAGTGGTGAACCCGAAACTGTTGCGACGCGCCTGTGGCGCGACCGGGTACAGGCTCGGGAGCAAGAGCGGAACGAGGCGCTGGCGCGCGCCCGGATCGCCGAGGAAAAGGTGGCGCTGCTCAATGCCGAGAACGAGCGCCTGGCCGGCGAGGTCGCCCGCCTGCGGGCCCTCCTGGCGCCGGATGAGAGCCGGGCTCGCGCCGAGACAGAGGAGCAGATGGAAGCCCTCCGGCTGGCGCTATTGCCGATGCTGACCCCTCTGGGGCGAGAACGGACAAGAGCCTGAACCCGCCCTCTCCTGTTTTATGATCCGATCTCGCCCGAACGGATCACGGGCGGGGAAGGTCTCGCCGGAGGTCCGCCGGGACATCCTGGCGCATGACGCGCGGATCCACGCTGAGAGCGGCTGGGGCATGAGCGGATCCGGGCCGCCGCGGGCGCACTACCAGGTGGTCGGGCGGGACGTACCGTGGCCGGACAAGGAGGCCTGAGGCGAAAAAGGCCCGGCTGCGGGGGCAGCCGGGCGTGGAGCGACCTCGAAGAAGAGAGCGCAGGAGAGCACAATGTCCCCGGCAACGAAACAGTCTGCTGCGCGTTAAGAACCCCACCGCGGCGGGGGCGGGCTCGGTACGGGAGAGGTTGCGGACCGCTCACGGATGGGATCAACGTCGGCGCGGCCGTCGCAGGACACGCGTGGGCAAATCGGATCGCGACCGACTCGGCCATGAGCGAGGACGCGCGGCGCCATGCAGTACGAACCGCGAACCTGCTGGCGAGGGCAGCATGAAGAATCACACACCAAAGCTGACAGCCTTCACCGTAGCGGTCGGTTCGGGTGACGGTGCCGAGCTGCGGGTCTACGCAGTGCTCGCGGAGGGTGGCCCTCAAGCCCTGGAAGTCGTCATCTCCACGGTTGCAGATGGGTCCACTGTTGAGCTGTGCGGTCACCTCTCCGACAATCTCGCGTCTCGTCTGAAGCTCAGTCCCGGAGAGGTCAGGCCGCTCTGATCGTGACCGGCCCCGTCCGTGCCGATGCTGTCTCGGTGAAGGGGCCGGACCGGCTCGCTCACCTCAAGGCCAAGCCGCTTCGCGGCGGCGCGTGTCCCGCGCCAGCGTGACGGGCTTCCGCCGCGGCCATCCACCGATCCACCGGCCGAGGGCGCACGCGCTCGCCAGCACACCGCGTCCGGGGACGTCGCCGCGACATCGCCTCACCGGAGGCGCTGGCAGCCCTCGCTGCCCCACATTGCCGCCAGGGGCAAGGTCACGGCCTGATGCCAGTACCAGGCTCCCATCAGGATAGGCCAGACCAGAGGCCGAAGCGAAGCGTGGACCATCAGGGTGAGATCGGACGCGACCTCCTGACCCGGCGCTCTGGCCTCCACAACCGGCGGTCTCTGATGCTTCAGCAGCACATCGTTGAACGCCTCGGCCATCAGATCACGGAGCGGCGTCCCGAGATCCTGCGCCAGCCGGCTCATCTCCGACCAGCCGGCTCGGTTCAGATGAAGCTGCGCAGCGTCCGGCTCGGGCAAGGGCTCCTGAGGCTCTGCAACAAGGCTGCCGGCATTCGCGTCGATCACGTGACCCTGGTGGAGGTCTGTTGCGGAGACTCCCACGATCGGCTGCTGCTTTGAGCCCTCCTGTGGTGAGAGGCTCATCAACGATGGGCGCATCGGCTTTGCCATAGGGATGGAGCCTCAAGCATGACGGGGAAGAGAGCGGGCGAGTTCAGACACCGTTGACCACATCGCAGCAATCTCCGCTGTTGCGCGCCCATGCGGGTCGTACTCGTCGACGGACTGGCCGGTGATGAGGGCGTGCGACAGGCTTGCACGCTGGGACACCTGTCCAGGCAGAACAGGCGCCCCCATGCTGGCCAGGACGGCCCGGGTTTCCGCGACGGCGCTCGTCTGCCGCTCGCCGCGCGTGGTTGGTGGAGCGGCGTTGATGATGCAGGCCATGGGTGCCTTGAGGCTGCGGGCCATCGCGAGTGTCGCGCCTACCGCATCAAGATCGAATGGGCCGGGCCGCACGGGGATCAGGGTCAGAGTTGCTCGGCTCATGAGAGTCGAGATCAGGGAGGTATTGTGAGGCGGGCTGTCAATCACAGCCCAGGCGACGCCCTCTCGCCGGGCCGTGCTGAGAACCTCCGGCACAGCCTGAGCACTGGCACGGGTGAGGCAGGGTGTTTCGGCTGTGCGCCGTCCGTGCCACATGGACAGCGAACCCTGCGGGTCGGTATCGACGAGGAGCGTCTTGCCGTCACGATCAGCGAGGGCGCTCAAGTGCACGGCGAGTGTGCTCTTGCCAGCCCCGCCCTTCTGAGCTGCGATCAGGATCACATGCACAGCCGTTCTCCTCAGGAGCGCTGAGTCTTCATGGATTCAAGGCTGTGGCGCTATCGCGAGCATGCTGCACAAGCGGCTCTGTGCGACCACCTCCGAACTGGCAGGAAGAGCAAAGCGAGAGCGAGACGCCGCTTAGCCTCCGGCAGCAATGGACAGGGCGCTCGCTATGGCTTTGCCGCCCATTGCCTTCAGTATTCATTATAGATGCCGATGCTTAACGACGAGTTAAAGCTATCGCCAAATGCAATATGCGGGCAGGATTCCTAGAAGAGCCATCGAGCCATTCATGCGCATTGGCAAGGCGAATGCCGCAGTGCAACATGAAGCTGAGGTTTCTACCGTCGGCTGGGGCGGCCTGCGGCCATTTCGACGCTCACTTGGTCGTTGAAAGTGCGAAGGGCGCCTGCCCCGCTGGTCGGCTCCTGGCACGTGAAAGCCACTCCCGTGACAACGCCGCCGAGATGGATTCACCCATCCCCGCTCGTTGTGATGGAAGCCGCAGGGGCAAAGATCACGATGGGTTCCTTGCGTCCGGCGAGAGGTTCGTGGCCGATCTCCCGCCACGAGGCATGATCCGATGAGCCTTCGACGGCAGCCCCAGAGGCTAGGATCATCTCGCCATATCGCTTCGTTGCTTGCTCGAGACGCGAGGCGACGTTCACCGCATCGCCCAACACCGTGAACTCCATCCGCTCCTCGTCGCCGACGATGCCGCAGAACACCTCGCCGACATGGATCCCGATCCCGATCCGCACGGTATGAGGCAGTTCGCGTGTGGCGTTCCAAGCCTCGACGATCCGGACGAGGTCATGCGCGAAGGCAAGAGCGCGAGCTGCGTCGTCACCGCCCTCATCCGGCACCCCGAACAGGATCAGCGCTCCGTCGCCGATGAATTTGTCGACGAATCCGCGATGCGTGCGCACGCAGCCCAGGATCCGAGTCCTGAAGGCGGTGAAAAATTGCGACAGGCGCTCCGGATCCATGCCTTCGGCCATGCCCGTCGAGTCGCGGATATCGACAAAGACGATGACGGCCCTCTGACGGCGCCCGCGGCGGAGATCGGCGTCGCCCGCCGCCACCCGGGGCGCGATTTCGGCCGGAAGAAAGCGCGAGAGGCTGGCTCGTCCGACGGCGTCCTTGACTGCGGAGGACAGGAGCCGTCGCGAGCGGATGATTCCGAAGGCCGTGGCTGCT
Encoded here:
- a CDS encoding IS630-like element ISMno11 family transposase (programmed frameshift), with protein sequence MPSALSVDLRQRVVSAVAEGASCHQAAARFGVSVASVSRWSRQQEGQGDVTPKPMGGDQRSQRIEAHAELILQTYQAHPQSFLHELCETLQEQGVPVSRSSLSRFFARHRITRKKRATYAAEQEREDVKAAREAWFAGQLELDPERLVFLDETAATTSMVRRYGWAPRGERCRLAAPAGHWKTTTVIAGLRTSGPDAIALLDGPVTGERFRAYVTDTLVPTLRPGDTVILDNLGAHKVAGVREAIAATGARLLYLPPYSPEFNPIEQAFAKLKALLRRAAARSVSELWAAIHQAFKCFSPAECRNYFTAAGYEDDAYAST
- a CDS encoding adenylate/guanylate cyclase domain-containing protein; protein product: MRPDLRADDTPQEAEPFISIPSRPLEGNLVAALMSRHEVAAERLIGWLRVAIGICIFVTVIAADHVLRHLVDVSLDSFERNAWIASLGFLLIGAASIVLAEPQRWHHGFAYLFMVLDVGLVLVIAFLAIGERELPGNALPSAPIVWAVPLVLAVGALRYDVRVQLSAIALLALGLIAIAIGLDHRLVLDTAGTGVPAWRRLFSMPINVMRLELILLAGAATAFGIIRSRRLLSSAVKDAVGRASLSRFLPAEIAPRVAAGDADLRRGRRQRAVIVFVDIRDSTGMAEGMDPERLSQFFTAFRTRILGCVRTHRGFVDKFIGDGALILFGVPDEGGDDAARALAFAHDLVRIVEAWNATRELPHTVRIGIGIHVGEVFCGIVGDEERMEFTVLGDAVNVASRLEQATKRYGEMILASGAAVEGSSDHASWREIGHEPLAGRKEPIVIFAPAASITTSGDG
- a CDS encoding ParA family protein yields the protein MHVILIAAQKGGAGKSTLAVHLSALADRDGKTLLVDTDPQGSLSMWHGRRTAETPCLTRASAQAVPEVLSTARREGVAWAVIDSPPHNTSLISTLMSRATLTLIPVRPGPFDLDAVGATLAMARSLKAPMACIINAAPPTTRGERQTSAVAETRAVLASMGAPVLPGQVSQRASLSHALITGQSVDEYDPHGRATAEIAAMWSTVSELARSLPRHA
- a CDS encoding LysR family transcriptional regulator, which translates into the protein MMHHGDLLVDLPAFVAAVEAGSFASAAAKLNLSRSAVGKAVTRLEGRLGTRLFHRTTRSLALTEDGQAFFESCRRALGDLQAARAMLESGRRDVAGRLRVSVPVLFGRRCIAPVLVQLVEAHPRLELDLNFNDRLVDVVEDGFDLVVRNGPLRDWPGLMARRIARQHMRVCASPAYLAAHGIPHALTDLARHRAVLYGRPGRVRSWLFPQPGAAPAEVTPPSRMRFDDLGAILDAAVDGLGLAWLPCWLIGADVRAGRLATVLDHLPSHVFDSHALWPQTSHLPVRVRLAIDALAASLPQATTLPSDCRV